The following are encoded together in the Thalassoroseus pseudoceratinae genome:
- a CDS encoding ABC transporter permease, translated as MTATLSSEPQTEESSEPTHTQDTVVETVIEPRSGWQIVDWRELVAYRDLFRFLVWRGIKVRYAQSAIGIGWAVIQPLFSMLVFTIVFGNLANLTSDGVPYAIFSFTALVPWTYFANAVTDGTASLVTNANIISKVYFPRMVLPLAAICSKLVDFAISMLVLAGLMIWFGVTPNWGIIMVPALIALMMLTAGGLGMWLTALAIQYRDVNYAIGFLVQLLMYAAPVVYSIEYIPEQYQALYAINPMVGVIEGFRSALLGTRKMPWLFLGLGTVTALVVALSGALYFRRKERLFADVA; from the coding sequence ATGACAGCAACACTAAGTTCAGAACCTCAGACCGAAGAATCATCCGAGCCAACGCACACGCAGGACACGGTCGTGGAGACCGTGATCGAACCACGGTCGGGATGGCAAATCGTTGATTGGCGAGAACTCGTCGCTTATCGGGACTTGTTTCGATTTCTTGTCTGGCGTGGAATCAAAGTTCGCTATGCACAGAGCGCGATTGGTATTGGCTGGGCGGTCATTCAACCGTTATTCTCGATGCTAGTCTTTACAATTGTTTTTGGAAATCTGGCAAACCTGACCTCCGACGGGGTCCCTTATGCGATTTTCAGCTTTACGGCTCTCGTTCCTTGGACATACTTTGCCAATGCGGTAACCGATGGTACTGCGAGCCTTGTCACAAACGCGAACATCATCAGTAAAGTCTATTTCCCTCGCATGGTGCTTCCACTCGCGGCGATTTGTTCGAAACTTGTTGACTTCGCCATTTCCATGCTCGTACTTGCAGGGCTAATGATTTGGTTCGGCGTGACTCCGAATTGGGGAATCATTATGGTGCCAGCGCTGATAGCACTGATGATGCTCACAGCAGGTGGCTTAGGCATGTGGTTGACCGCCCTTGCCATTCAATATCGCGACGTCAACTATGCAATTGGATTTCTCGTCCAACTCCTGATGTACGCCGCCCCAGTAGTATATTCCATCGAGTACATACCGGAACAGTACCAAGCGTTGTATGCAATCAACCCAATGGTAGGAGTCATAGAAGGGTTCCGATCCGCATTACTGGGTACCCGAAAGATGCCGTGGCTCTTTTTGGGCTTGGGAACCGTGACGGCCCTAGTCGTCGCCCTCTCCGGTGCATTATACTTCCGACGGAAGGAACGTTTGTTTGCCGACGTTGCCTAG
- a CDS encoding polysaccharide biosynthesis/export family protein — translation MSCPPRSLLCMAVLAQAALFALSGCSQPRLQGEALAIAHSDVPRELQKTSLPEYRIEPPDILLIEAVHNVRTPETPLRTGDIIKVSLGNPEPLDLPEQGGNPIEQQFKAQLEAQFKFVDGEFLIQPDGTIELGPIYGKVKVAGMSLQQAKVAITNHLKTYTKNAMGQPVGIRDPLVAVTLPNPQGPQAITGPHLVRPDGTVSLGIYGNVHVAGRTLDEAKYIIETQLSQYIEDPRINVDVTTYNSKVIYVITDGGGFGEQVVRLPVTGNETVLDAIAQIQGLSQVSSKRMWVARPAPSPEGDQCAHVMDVNWREITREGITTTNYQLFPGDRVYIQADSLIATDNALSKLFAPIERVLGITLLTNSTIRNLEGQGNGFGNNVGF, via the coding sequence ATGAGCTGCCCACCACGAAGCCTGCTATGTATGGCGGTTTTGGCCCAGGCTGCGCTGTTCGCATTGTCAGGCTGCAGCCAACCGCGTTTGCAAGGCGAGGCACTGGCCATTGCCCATAGTGATGTTCCTCGAGAGCTTCAAAAAACGTCTCTTCCGGAATACCGGATTGAGCCGCCCGATATCCTCCTGATTGAGGCGGTCCATAACGTCCGGACTCCTGAAACGCCACTGCGGACCGGTGATATCATCAAGGTCTCGTTGGGCAACCCGGAGCCGCTCGATCTGCCTGAGCAAGGCGGGAATCCGATCGAGCAGCAATTTAAGGCCCAGCTTGAAGCCCAGTTCAAGTTTGTGGACGGCGAATTCTTGATTCAGCCGGACGGGACGATTGAACTCGGCCCGATCTACGGCAAAGTGAAGGTGGCTGGAATGTCCCTTCAACAAGCCAAGGTCGCCATTACCAACCATCTGAAGACGTACACAAAGAATGCGATGGGGCAGCCCGTCGGCATTCGAGATCCTCTCGTGGCGGTCACATTGCCGAATCCGCAGGGACCTCAAGCCATCACCGGACCGCACCTGGTCCGGCCGGATGGAACGGTATCCCTCGGGATTTACGGAAATGTGCACGTTGCTGGCAGAACTCTCGACGAAGCCAAGTACATCATCGAGACGCAACTGTCGCAGTACATTGAAGATCCGCGAATTAACGTCGACGTGACCACGTACAACAGCAAGGTGATCTACGTGATTACGGACGGCGGTGGGTTCGGTGAGCAGGTGGTCCGACTGCCTGTCACGGGGAACGAAACCGTTCTCGACGCCATTGCCCAGATTCAAGGTCTGTCACAGGTCTCTTCGAAGAGAATGTGGGTCGCTCGCCCTGCCCCGTCGCCCGAAGGCGACCAGTGTGCACACGTCATGGACGTGAACTGGCGGGAAATCACACGGGAAGGCATCACGACCACAAACTACCAGCTCTTCCCTGGTGACCGCGTCTACATCCAAGCTGATTCTCTGATTGCCACCGATAACGCACTTTCGAAACTGTTCGCTCCGATTGAACGAGTTCTTGGCATCACGCTGCTAACGAACTCCACGATTCGGAACCTGGAAGGACAAGGAAACGGATTCGGTAACAACGTAGGGTTCTAG
- a CDS encoding class I SAM-dependent methyltransferase, whose translation MAAKTRRFLRRCTPPIIVDTVNYFRARPSKNVHANQPGDGTEKPAEWYDESFAKAEHWRQHYTSSRYYFFWSVIVDRLLRSGVERVLDIGCGPGQFALLARDRGIKKYWGLDFSTKRIEQARTICPEFLFFVEDVFKSDKLGLLDYQAVVITEVLEHVENDIDLLKMVRCGTRLIGSVPNFPYTSHVRHFEGIRDVEDRYNVLFESLSVEELIANETGKCYYLLDGVKN comes from the coding sequence ATGGCTGCTAAAACTCGCAGATTCTTACGGCGTTGTACACCGCCTATCATCGTCGATACTGTGAATTACTTTCGGGCGCGTCCTAGCAAGAACGTCCATGCAAATCAGCCTGGCGATGGAACTGAAAAGCCAGCTGAATGGTACGATGAGTCTTTTGCAAAGGCTGAACATTGGCGCCAGCATTATACCAGTTCACGATATTATTTTTTTTGGTCAGTTATTGTTGACCGACTTCTTCGTTCTGGCGTCGAACGAGTCCTTGATATTGGCTGCGGACCAGGTCAATTTGCGCTGCTGGCAAGGGATAGAGGTATAAAGAAATACTGGGGACTAGATTTTAGCACGAAACGTATAGAGCAAGCACGCACGATTTGCCCAGAGTTCCTGTTTTTTGTGGAGGACGTTTTCAAGTCTGACAAGCTAGGTTTACTCGACTATCAGGCTGTAGTTATAACAGAGGTGCTAGAGCATGTTGAAAACGACATCGACCTGCTGAAGATGGTGCGTTGCGGCACAAGATTGATCGGGTCAGTTCCAAATTTCCCATATACATCTCATGTGAGGCATTTTGAAGGGATTCGCGACGTGGAAGATCGATACAACGTACTATTTGAGTCGCTCTCGGTCGAAGAATTGATCGCAAATGAGACAGGGAAATGTTACTACCTATTGGATGGCGTAAAAAACTAA
- a CDS encoding sugar transferase yields MTVNSNNVASNTSFSHVDVEPLHQWYSTVKAVADFVLASILIVLLLPVIVVAAVIIRLTSKGPIFYTQTRVGYHGHEFKLIKLRTMIHNAERGTGAVWCSGNDPRITRFGRFLRSSHIDEFPQLLNILQGHMSLVGPRPERPEFVQKLQFDVPFYSERLNVKPGITGLAQLKLPPDETLEDVCRKIEYDCYYVRKHNPILDIKILAYTGWLLLRTVCGMILTPFLLPACTVVEEHTRSLELK; encoded by the coding sequence ATGACGGTCAACTCAAATAACGTGGCGAGTAACACCAGCTTCAGCCATGTCGATGTTGAACCATTGCACCAGTGGTACTCAACAGTAAAGGCAGTCGCGGACTTCGTCTTGGCTAGCATTTTGATCGTCTTGTTGCTTCCAGTCATTGTAGTTGCGGCTGTGATCATCCGCCTGACTTCCAAGGGGCCAATCTTCTACACACAGACTCGGGTTGGCTATCATGGCCACGAATTCAAACTGATCAAATTACGAACCATGATTCACAACGCGGAGCGCGGAACCGGCGCGGTCTGGTGTAGTGGTAATGATCCTCGTATCACCCGGTTCGGACGATTTTTGCGATCTTCACATATTGATGAATTCCCGCAACTCCTAAACATCTTGCAGGGACATATGAGTCTCGTCGGGCCACGTCCCGAACGTCCGGAGTTCGTTCAGAAACTGCAGTTCGACGTCCCCTTCTACTCCGAGCGATTAAATGTCAAGCCGGGAATCACTGGCCTTGCACAGCTCAAACTACCTCCTGACGAGACGTTGGAGGACGTTTGTCGGAAGATCGAATACGACTGTTACTACGTCCGAAAACATAACCCGATTCTCGATATCAAAATCCTTGCCTATACTGGCTGGCTATTGCTTCGCACTGTTTGTGGCATGATTCTGACGCCCTTCCTATTGCCAGCATGCACAGTCGTTGAAGAACATACCCGCAGCTTAGAACTAAAATGA
- a CDS encoding XrtA system polysaccharide deacetylase — translation MTNPLPNTFTVDVEDYFQVTGFADRIRATEWDHFESRVVENTHRMLRLLHTNHTRATFFILGWVADKFPQLVRDIRDDGHELACHGYWHRLIYNLTPEEFRQDLRQSKAAIAKAAGIEVRAFRAPSFSITKATPWALDVLMEEGYEIDSSIFPTRHDRYGIPDANPAPHRIENDNSKTLWEVPPSVAKLGKLNLPAAGGGYFRLFPERVSATLQRHVVSRGRRPLVFYIHPWEIDPDQPRLQGRWSSRFRHYHNLHRTVGRLERMLKSLPFGTIGDLAKQAEEQFIRQGLGTESNTGDLAIDRSPMVVDAEWHSSNELLPSENQPHPIPGQLTRPTG, via the coding sequence GTGACGAATCCGCTGCCAAACACTTTCACTGTTGACGTTGAAGACTACTTTCAAGTCACCGGTTTTGCGGATCGAATTCGGGCAACTGAATGGGATCATTTTGAAAGTCGTGTCGTCGAAAACACGCATCGCATGTTGCGTCTGCTGCACACGAATCACACACGAGCCACATTCTTCATCCTGGGCTGGGTCGCAGACAAGTTTCCTCAACTCGTCCGAGACATCCGAGACGATGGTCATGAACTTGCGTGCCACGGGTATTGGCATCGGCTTATCTACAATCTAACACCCGAGGAATTTCGCCAGGATCTGCGTCAGTCAAAAGCCGCGATTGCAAAAGCGGCGGGGATTGAAGTTCGTGCTTTTCGTGCCCCAAGTTTCTCGATCACAAAGGCGACGCCCTGGGCCTTAGATGTGCTGATGGAAGAAGGATACGAGATCGATTCAAGCATCTTTCCCACACGGCATGATCGCTACGGCATCCCGGATGCCAATCCAGCCCCGCATCGAATCGAGAATGATAACAGTAAAACTCTGTGGGAAGTTCCACCATCGGTTGCCAAGCTAGGCAAACTCAACCTGCCCGCTGCTGGCGGCGGTTACTTTCGCCTCTTTCCGGAACGGGTATCGGCAACGCTTCAACGTCACGTCGTCTCTCGTGGACGACGGCCGCTTGTGTTCTACATTCACCCTTGGGAAATCGACCCGGATCAACCACGGTTGCAAGGCCGATGGAGTTCACGGTTCCGACACTATCACAACCTGCACCGGACAGTGGGACGGCTGGAACGAATGCTCAAGAGCCTTCCATTCGGAACAATTGGTGACCTGGCCAAACAAGCTGAGGAACAATTTATTCGGCAAGGTCTTGGGACCGAGTCGAACACCGGCGACCTGGCAATTGATCGGTCACCGATGGTGGTCGATGCGGAATGGCATAGTTCGAACGAATTGTTACCATCGGAGAACCAACCCCATCCGATCCCTGGTCAACTGACGAGGCCAACCGGATGA
- a CDS encoding ABC transporter ATP-binding protein, with product MSRPAIEIENLGKAYRIGLKEEVPDTLVSAAAGWLRSPIRNWDRLRKLNTFEEKSESDDIVWALKDVSFSVNEGEVVGVIGRNGAGKSTLLKILSRITEPTSGRAIIRGRVSSLLEVGTGFHPELTGRENVYMNGTILGMTKREIDRKFDEIVDFSGVEKFLDTPVKRYSSGMKVRLAFAVAAHLEPEILIIDEVLAVGDAEFQRKCLGKMQDVAGQGRTVLFVSHNMAAVRNLCSRAIRLCDGLLTFDGMPEEAIDQYLVSGTHSSGKQDFSDPSLKRKGSGKVRFTSAEIQTFRGSHGTSLPMGEGFKVRMGVESTESVENTLIGIGLFDASGARVCGLNSSHTADWTFSLRAGQTATYVCSLKSVNLGHGRYHLNLILKQALGNQVYDSIESALILTIEGADIYNTGKIPVGNNIVFLRPDWSEEEPNSQPLISFSEINE from the coding sequence ATGTCGCGTCCTGCGATTGAAATTGAAAACCTTGGCAAAGCCTACCGTATCGGCTTGAAGGAAGAGGTACCTGATACACTCGTCTCCGCCGCTGCGGGTTGGCTGCGATCGCCAATTCGCAATTGGGATCGACTCCGTAAGCTCAATACGTTCGAAGAGAAGTCTGAATCGGATGACATTGTGTGGGCCCTGAAGGACGTTTCATTCTCCGTCAACGAAGGTGAGGTCGTAGGGGTCATTGGTCGTAACGGTGCCGGAAAAAGCACGTTGCTGAAGATTCTGAGCCGCATCACCGAACCGACGTCAGGCCGGGCCATTATCCGCGGCCGTGTCAGCAGTTTGCTTGAAGTCGGCACCGGCTTCCATCCGGAACTAACGGGACGTGAAAACGTCTACATGAACGGCACAATCCTGGGGATGACGAAACGAGAGATCGACCGCAAGTTTGATGAAATCGTCGACTTCAGCGGCGTGGAAAAGTTTCTCGATACCCCAGTTAAACGCTACTCCAGCGGCATGAAAGTCCGTCTCGCGTTCGCCGTCGCTGCGCACCTGGAACCCGAAATCCTTATCATCGACGAAGTCCTAGCCGTAGGGGATGCCGAGTTCCAACGAAAATGCTTAGGCAAAATGCAAGACGTAGCTGGACAAGGTAGGACAGTGTTGTTTGTTAGCCATAACATGGCGGCTGTGAGAAACCTTTGTAGTCGAGCGATTCGGTTGTGTGATGGCCTACTCACATTTGATGGGATGCCGGAGGAAGCCATCGATCAGTATCTAGTGTCTGGAACGCATTCATCCGGAAAGCAAGACTTTTCTGATCCGAGCCTCAAGCGCAAGGGCTCCGGCAAAGTGAGATTCACTTCAGCTGAAATTCAGACATTCCGCGGGAGTCATGGTACGTCATTGCCAATGGGTGAGGGATTCAAAGTTCGGATGGGTGTCGAGTCGACGGAATCAGTCGAAAATACGCTCATTGGCATCGGTCTCTTCGACGCGAGTGGTGCTAGAGTTTGTGGATTGAACAGTAGTCATACTGCGGACTGGACCTTCTCACTACGGGCAGGCCAGACCGCAACCTACGTGTGCAGCCTCAAATCAGTAAATCTTGGGCACGGGCGTTATCATCTCAATCTGATCTTGAAGCAGGCCTTGGGTAACCAAGTTTATGACTCGATTGAGTCTGCACTGATCCTAACTATTGAGGGAGCTGACATTTACAACACAGGCAAGATACCAGTCGGCAATAATATCGTTTTCTTGCGTCCAGATTGGTCTGAAGAAGAGCCTAACAGCCAACCGCTAATCAGTTTCTCAGAGATTAACGAATAA
- a CDS encoding exosortase-associated EpsI family protein: MIKIIIPLLIFVLLIASRFLHAIQTEQSRNPHQLEKATERIADVPLEFGEWSSTELELTPRQLRMAEATGGLARRFQRDGGTDGNSVVDILLLCGPHGPISLHPPTVCFRGAGYEQCAEVQSSKIPTSNQSIERDTFWVTQFDKPSAGGVQRIQTYWAWSDGNQFVAADNPRLSYAGSPFLYKLYVTQYVDEKKPEGDQSKVGQEFLIDFLPHLKSALGS; the protein is encoded by the coding sequence ATGATAAAAATCATCATCCCATTGTTGATCTTTGTTCTCTTGATCGCATCGCGATTTTTGCATGCTATTCAAACGGAGCAATCCCGAAACCCACATCAACTTGAGAAGGCGACAGAACGGATTGCTGATGTTCCTTTAGAGTTCGGGGAGTGGAGTTCCACGGAACTGGAGTTGACACCTCGGCAACTGCGAATGGCAGAAGCAACCGGTGGTCTGGCTCGCCGCTTTCAAAGAGATGGCGGAACCGATGGAAATTCCGTTGTCGACATTCTTTTATTATGTGGTCCACACGGGCCTATTTCCTTACACCCCCCGACAGTGTGCTTTCGCGGGGCAGGGTATGAGCAGTGTGCCGAAGTGCAAAGCTCGAAAATCCCGACATCAAATCAATCCATAGAGCGGGACACCTTCTGGGTCACACAGTTTGACAAGCCGTCTGCGGGTGGCGTTCAACGAATTCAAACGTATTGGGCGTGGAGTGATGGCAATCAGTTTGTCGCAGCAGACAACCCAAGACTATCCTATGCGGGTTCGCCGTTCCTCTACAAACTCTATGTCACTCAATATGTGGACGAGAAAAAGCCCGAAGGAGACCAATCGAAAGTCGGCCAGGAGTTTCTGATCGACTTTTTGCCTCACCTAAAATCTGCTCTTGGAAGCTAG
- a CDS encoding polysaccharide biosynthesis tyrosine autokinase: protein MFDTKERKANFTVRKQTTLKLVKSRPVLTAALRDDAVANLPMVKTKEHPVDWLEKELTIGSSGTEFFTVSLSGEQPEEIPKIVNAVTQSFMDEVVVADSEGRLARLKELTDIAARVEENLELKRRELQRLMEASGTGSATTIMMEQEHDRLLEWRNLLKNQLLNTELELTKVETELSIREEKTGKEIEISDDAITVLLTEHSAYKSASLELKTLEGHVENKKETLAEGHPSLEKSQERLERTREMLDRLRDELRPQLVEEAKQRHINNQQRSNEQLKKEIHALQQLKSRWENELQAAKIQERDNGKQVLGLQGLEQEISRQEKMASALAEEIQRRKFEIANARDPIQVHQLATAPRSRSTRKRMMASAMSGVGAFGFAVFLIVGWDIYRRRISSITDVSRNLPMPLVGTIPTLPRVAVKGGGGRKNAQKAAFWREALKESIDASRTMLLRLAREEDLKVLTVTSACQGEGKTTLVCHLAMSLARSGKRVLLIDGDLRRPSTNKVFGLENGDGACEVLRGESTLSDVLQETSLSNLTMICAGQVDQAALDCLGSGILDAMTDQIRHEYDFILIDSAPVLPVSDTLMVVQHTDAVMLAIRKEVSRLGSVGAALDRLNGVGARVLGAVAIGLDDASSGYGGYNGSQYTYGTYNSVLSN from the coding sequence ATGTTCGATACCAAGGAGAGAAAAGCAAACTTTACTGTCCGAAAGCAGACCACACTGAAACTGGTTAAAAGTCGACCTGTTCTGACGGCCGCACTGCGTGACGATGCTGTGGCAAATCTTCCAATGGTCAAAACGAAGGAACATCCGGTCGATTGGCTTGAGAAAGAATTGACCATTGGGAGTTCAGGGACAGAATTTTTCACGGTTTCGCTTTCCGGCGAACAACCCGAAGAAATCCCCAAAATTGTCAACGCTGTAACCCAGTCTTTTATGGACGAAGTTGTTGTCGCAGACTCCGAAGGGCGACTGGCTAGGCTGAAGGAATTAACCGACATCGCGGCTCGTGTCGAAGAGAACCTAGAACTAAAACGGCGAGAGTTACAACGCCTAATGGAAGCGTCGGGTACCGGCAGCGCAACTACAATCATGATGGAGCAGGAACACGATCGATTGCTTGAGTGGCGGAACCTGTTGAAGAATCAGCTCTTGAACACTGAGCTTGAACTGACAAAGGTTGAGACGGAGCTTTCCATTCGTGAAGAAAAAACTGGCAAAGAGATTGAAATCTCAGACGACGCAATTACTGTTTTGCTTACAGAGCACTCGGCTTACAAGTCCGCATCCTTAGAGCTTAAGACACTTGAGGGGCATGTTGAGAATAAAAAAGAAACGCTCGCTGAAGGGCATCCCAGTCTCGAAAAGTCACAGGAACGGCTTGAGAGGACCCGGGAAATGCTAGATCGGCTTCGTGATGAACTACGCCCGCAACTTGTCGAAGAAGCAAAGCAGCGTCATATTAATAATCAGCAACGCTCCAATGAGCAGTTGAAAAAGGAGATTCATGCTCTCCAGCAACTTAAGTCTCGCTGGGAAAATGAGCTTCAGGCTGCAAAAATCCAGGAGCGGGATAATGGTAAGCAAGTGCTTGGCTTGCAGGGGCTCGAGCAAGAAATCAGTCGCCAAGAAAAAATGGCGTCTGCGCTTGCGGAGGAAATCCAAAGGCGGAAATTCGAGATCGCGAATGCCCGGGATCCCATCCAAGTGCATCAATTAGCGACTGCTCCGCGCAGTCGAAGCACCCGTAAACGGATGATGGCTTCCGCCATGAGCGGAGTTGGAGCCTTCGGTTTTGCAGTCTTTCTAATCGTCGGTTGGGACATCTATAGACGACGAATCAGTTCTATTACAGATGTTTCCCGGAATCTTCCAATGCCCCTCGTTGGCACAATCCCAACACTTCCGCGTGTGGCTGTCAAAGGAGGCGGAGGCCGGAAGAATGCTCAAAAAGCTGCATTCTGGCGTGAAGCACTCAAAGAATCGATTGATGCATCCCGAACCATGCTGTTGCGTTTAGCTCGCGAGGAGGACCTAAAAGTCCTCACAGTGACGAGCGCCTGCCAGGGAGAAGGGAAAACCACGCTTGTGTGCCATCTTGCGATGAGCCTGGCAAGATCCGGGAAACGAGTGCTGTTGATCGATGGTGATTTGCGTCGGCCATCGACGAACAAAGTCTTTGGGCTCGAAAACGGAGATGGTGCCTGCGAAGTCCTGCGGGGCGAATCCACGCTGAGTGATGTTCTACAGGAGACCTCCCTTAGTAACCTCACCATGATTTGTGCCGGCCAGGTCGATCAAGCGGCGTTGGACTGCCTTGGTTCGGGAATCCTTGACGCGATGACTGACCAGATCCGACACGAATATGACTTTATTCTGATCGATTCAGCTCCCGTCCTGCCGGTGAGTGACACGCTCATGGTGGTGCAACACACCGATGCGGTCATGTTGGCAATCCGCAAGGAAGTCAGCCGATTAGGAAGTGTTGGGGCTGCACTTGATCGACTCAATGGCGTGGGTGCGAGAGTTCTTGGGGCTGTCGCTATTGGCCTCGACGATGCCAGCAGTGGTTATGGTGGCTACAACGGTTCTCAGTACACCTACGGAACTTACAATTCAGTCTTGTCAAACTAG
- a CDS encoding exosortase/archaeosortase family protein, translating into MSTNLPTNSNSDLGLRFTELVTLFAMLLWSYTDVLSVFYRKWDADPQYSHGFLVPLIAVFILWLRWPKDREDLFRWSSWGVVLLVLALLVRHVSIRYYIEWFEQLSFVACVLGLFAAIFGLSCWKWYTPSVVFLAFAVPLPHTLEVALREPLRRAGTLASTYFMQGFGLPAFATGNSITIGEAKVDVVGACSGLRMMMVFFALSTAVAICASSRPMWQRAMIIVSAIPIAIFSNVIRITLTGTLYALNAPDGAHFLHDHAEWLMMPLALGLHLLELWIFDKLFIPEIVDHRPAGFGDAPAVPLP; encoded by the coding sequence ATGTCGACCAACCTCCCTACCAATAGCAACTCCGATCTCGGTCTGCGATTTACCGAACTGGTGACTTTGTTCGCCATGCTACTGTGGTCTTACACCGACGTACTTAGTGTTTTCTACCGCAAGTGGGATGCTGACCCGCAATATTCTCACGGATTCCTCGTTCCCCTCATCGCTGTGTTCATTCTTTGGCTACGTTGGCCGAAAGATCGCGAGGATTTGTTTCGTTGGAGTAGTTGGGGCGTTGTCCTCCTAGTCCTAGCCTTATTGGTACGGCATGTTTCGATTCGCTATTACATCGAGTGGTTTGAGCAGCTCAGTTTTGTCGCATGTGTGCTCGGTTTATTTGCAGCCATTTTCGGGCTCTCATGCTGGAAGTGGTATACACCGTCTGTGGTCTTTCTAGCATTCGCGGTCCCGCTGCCCCACACCCTTGAGGTTGCTCTCCGCGAGCCGCTCCGTCGAGCAGGCACTTTGGCCTCGACATACTTCATGCAAGGCTTCGGTCTACCAGCGTTCGCCACAGGCAACAGCATCACAATCGGCGAGGCCAAGGTCGATGTCGTCGGAGCCTGTAGCGGTCTCCGGATGATGATGGTTTTCTTTGCACTGTCAACTGCGGTGGCGATTTGTGCGAGCAGCCGCCCGATGTGGCAGCGAGCAATGATCATCGTCAGTGCCATACCGATCGCGATCTTCTCGAATGTTATTCGGATCACGTTGACCGGAACCCTTTATGCGTTGAACGCACCAGACGGCGCGCATTTCCTTCATGATCATGCGGAATGGCTCATGATGCCATTGGCACTTGGTTTGCATCTACTAGAGTTGTGGATTTTCGACAAACTGTTCATCCCGGAAATTGTCGACCACAGACCGGCAGGTTTTGGAGATGCCCCAGCCGTTCCCCTCCCATAA
- a CDS encoding TIGR03087 family PEP-CTERM/XrtA system glycosyltransferase has translation MNILYLVHRFPFPPDKGDRIRAFHIIRELSRHHQVHVVTFADAPVRPADEAALAEYCGSLSIAPMNSLKRLTRTAWSLATGGSATCGAFASSGFRRSIREVTSNTDVDCILLSSSGLSRFLEMPELSSQPLLVDFVDVDSQKWADYGDSAPFPKQILYNLESRQLLRVERGLLDRASAVLLVTDAETELCKERCGNGPLYTVTNGVDLDYFQPTQESNDPDGKEGVYSCVFTGAMDYRPNIDAVHWFSHQVWPEIIRVYPSAKFRIVGRNPSRAVTDLKSIHGVQVTGGVTDVRPYLRKATISVAPLRIARGCQNKVLEALASGNATIASSQAAAGLRAKADRDLLVADRPSEWVDGISKLFTSETRRRQLGAAGRDYVVQCHNWKTCLQPLSEMIATFTQQNSCADISDAMTIA, from the coding sequence ATGAACATTCTTTACTTAGTGCATCGGTTTCCGTTCCCCCCTGACAAAGGCGACCGGATACGAGCCTTTCACATTATTCGCGAGCTTTCGCGTCATCACCAAGTTCACGTGGTGACTTTCGCCGATGCTCCGGTCCGTCCTGCCGACGAAGCAGCGTTAGCAGAATATTGTGGTTCGCTCTCGATTGCGCCTATGAACTCCCTCAAGAGGCTGACCCGGACAGCGTGGTCACTAGCCACTGGAGGTTCGGCAACGTGCGGAGCGTTCGCTTCCTCAGGATTCCGAAGAAGTATTCGTGAGGTTACCAGCAACACTGACGTTGATTGCATCTTACTGTCCTCATCGGGTTTGTCACGCTTCTTGGAGATGCCAGAGTTATCGAGTCAGCCATTACTCGTTGATTTTGTGGACGTCGATAGTCAAAAGTGGGCAGACTATGGCGATAGTGCGCCGTTTCCGAAACAAATCTTGTACAACTTAGAGAGCCGTCAGTTGCTGCGGGTTGAGCGAGGATTGCTAGATCGAGCCTCTGCGGTGTTGCTGGTTACCGATGCAGAAACCGAGCTTTGTAAAGAACGGTGTGGCAACGGGCCGCTCTACACGGTGACAAACGGCGTCGATCTTGACTATTTCCAGCCGACGCAGGAATCAAACGACCCAGATGGAAAAGAAGGCGTATATAGTTGCGTGTTCACAGGAGCAATGGACTATCGACCAAATATCGATGCAGTCCATTGGTTTAGTCACCAGGTTTGGCCGGAGATCATACGGGTCTATCCATCTGCAAAGTTCAGAATTGTCGGCCGCAACCCATCGCGTGCGGTCACCGATCTTAAGTCAATCCATGGTGTGCAAGTGACCGGAGGCGTCACGGATGTTCGTCCCTATCTAAGAAAAGCGACAATTTCGGTCGCCCCGTTGAGAATTGCACGAGGCTGTCAGAACAAGGTCCTAGAGGCACTGGCAAGTGGCAATGCGACGATTGCTTCCTCTCAAGCTGCGGCCGGCTTGCGAGCAAAAGCGGACCGAGATCTACTTGTTGCGGACAGGCCAAGTGAGTGGGTCGACGGGATTTCTAAGCTGTTTACGAGTGAAACACGACGACGCCAACTAGGTGCCGCCGGGCGGGACTATGTAGTCCAGTGTCACAACTGGAAAACATGCCTTCAACCACTTTCAGAGATGATTGCAACGTTCACTCAACAAAACTCTTGCGCCGACATATCAGACGCGATGACCATCGCCTGA